Proteins found in one Sporosarcina jeotgali genomic segment:
- the rpoE gene encoding DNA-directed RNA polymerase subunit delta → MDYKNMTKEQLLEESMIDISFAIFEERREPIAFQKLLDEIRSLTGRSKKEIEERLPQFYTDINVDGRFMAMNDGGWALREWYPVDQIEEETAPVVKTRKKKKKATDDDDEELEDLDDLDEDEIFEEDYEELGDEKDLDDEEETDPDEDEVEDPAEGLEIIPDEDIELDEEDEEEEDDEEEEI, encoded by the coding sequence ATGGACTACAAAAACATGACAAAAGAACAACTACTTGAGGAATCAATGATCGACATCAGCTTTGCAATTTTTGAAGAGCGTCGCGAACCCATTGCATTTCAAAAACTATTGGACGAAATCCGCAGTCTTACAGGACGCAGCAAAAAAGAAATAGAAGAACGCCTTCCACAATTCTATACTGACATCAACGTCGATGGCCGTTTCATGGCAATGAACGATGGCGGCTGGGCACTTCGTGAATGGTATCCAGTTGACCAAATCGAAGAAGAAACAGCGCCTGTCGTTAAAACTCGTAAGAAAAAGAAAAAAGCTACAGACGATGACGACGAAGAATTGGAAGACCTGGATGACTTGGACGAGGATGAAATCTTCGAAGAAGACTATGAAGAACTAGGTGACGAAAAAGACCTCGATGACGAAGAAGAAACAGATCCGGACGAGGATGAAGTCGAAGATCCTGCCGAAGGTCTTGAAATCATTCCAGATGAAGATATCGAATTGGACGAAGAAGATGAGGAAGAAGAGGACGACGAAGAAGAGGAAATATAA
- a CDS encoding class II fructose-bisphosphate aldolase, with protein sequence MALVSMKEMMIKGKREGYAIGQFNLNNLEYTQAILQAAQAEQSPVILGVSEGAARYMGGFTTVVHMVKGLMHDYKITVPVAIHLDHGSSLEKCKEAIDAGFTSVMIDASAKPIEENIAITKQVVDYAHPKNVSVEAELGLVGGQEDDTIAEGVMYADPAECKRLVDETNIDCLAPALGSVHGPYKGEPNLGFKEMEEISNQSDLPLVLHGGTGIPTKDIQRSISLGTAKINVNTENQIQGTKKVREVLAADSEVYDPRKFLTPMREAIQATVVGKMREFGSSQKA encoded by the coding sequence ATGGCACTCGTATCAATGAAAGAAATGATGATTAAAGGTAAGCGGGAAGGATATGCAATCGGGCAATTCAACTTGAACAACTTGGAGTACACGCAAGCGATTTTACAAGCAGCTCAAGCTGAACAATCCCCAGTCATCCTAGGCGTATCTGAAGGCGCAGCACGTTACATGGGTGGTTTTACTACGGTCGTTCACATGGTAAAAGGACTTATGCACGATTATAAAATCACAGTACCAGTAGCAATTCACCTAGATCATGGATCGAGTCTTGAAAAGTGTAAAGAAGCGATTGACGCTGGATTTACATCCGTCATGATTGATGCTTCTGCAAAACCTATCGAAGAAAATATTGCGATTACAAAGCAAGTTGTAGATTATGCACATCCTAAAAATGTTTCCGTTGAAGCGGAACTTGGTCTAGTCGGCGGTCAGGAAGACGATACAATTGCTGAAGGCGTTATGTACGCGGATCCTGCAGAATGTAAACGTCTGGTCGATGAAACAAATATCGATTGTCTTGCGCCGGCACTGGGTTCTGTACACGGTCCTTATAAAGGTGAACCGAATCTTGGATTCAAAGAAATGGAAGAGATTTCGAACCAATCGGATCTTCCACTCGTCTTACATGGCGGCACTGGAATTCCAACAAAAGATATCCAGCGTTCCATTTCACTTGGCACTGCAAAAATTAATGTGAATACAGAAAATCAGATTCAAGGAACGAAAAAAGTACGTGAAGTGCTTGCAGCTGATTCAGAAGTTTACGATCCTCGTAAATTCCTTACACCAATGCGCGAAGCGATTCAAGCAACTGTTGTTGGGAAAATGCGTGAATTCGGCAGCTCTCAAAAAGCGTAA
- a CDS encoding response regulator — MKKLLIVDDQAGIRLLLDEVFKKEGYETVLASNGKEALLRVENDHPDCILLDMKMPGMNGSEVLQEVKNDRPDIPVVMMTAYDEIESANQKTTHQADHYFTKPFDIHEVRQTIEQLLRER; from the coding sequence TTGAAAAAGTTGTTGATTGTAGATGACCAGGCTGGCATACGCCTGTTGCTTGATGAAGTTTTTAAAAAAGAAGGGTATGAAACCGTCCTCGCCTCAAATGGCAAAGAGGCGTTGCTTCGTGTGGAGAACGATCATCCGGATTGTATTCTGCTGGACATGAAAATGCCCGGGATGAACGGATCTGAAGTGCTTCAGGAAGTGAAAAACGACAGACCGGATATCCCAGTGGTCATGATGACGGCATACGACGAAATCGAATCTGCAAATCAAAAAACAACACATCAAGCTGACCACTATTTTACGAAACCATTTGATATCCATGAAGTGCGGCAGACAATTGAACAGTTATTGCGAGAACGATAG
- a CDS encoding DUF2529 family protein, which yields MKMLTTQVAGLLQRIGTNHEEAIEDTARLLAQAAVGDGRVVLVGINELNGVVTNAIEGAEPFSNAARYSSDLKLGSMDRVWLFTRKSADSAALELARNLAAQEVLFAVVSSEKASEENELSELADVYISTGISKGLLPNDEGQRVVQPHLLASLFVYEAAKLSYDEMLADF from the coding sequence ATGAAAATGTTAACAACACAAGTTGCTGGTCTTTTGCAGCGCATTGGAACGAACCATGAAGAAGCGATTGAAGATACGGCTCGGCTTCTTGCCCAGGCAGCGGTTGGTGACGGGCGTGTAGTGCTGGTTGGGATAAACGAATTGAATGGCGTTGTCACAAATGCAATTGAAGGTGCTGAACCTTTTTCAAACGCGGCTCGTTATTCTAGTGATCTTAAGTTAGGCTCCATGGATCGAGTTTGGTTATTCACAAGGAAGTCCGCGGATTCAGCGGCTCTTGAACTTGCCCGGAATTTGGCAGCACAGGAGGTCTTGTTTGCGGTGGTGTCTTCAGAAAAAGCATCTGAAGAGAATGAACTTTCCGAGCTTGCAGATGTGTACATTTCAACAGGAATTTCAAAAGGATTGCTCCCGAATGATGAAGGCCAACGGGTTGTACAGCCCCATTTGCTGGCATCCTTGTTTGTTTATGAGGCCGCTAAGCTTTCTTATGATGAAATGCTGGCGGATTTTTAA
- a CDS encoding CTP synthase, producing the protein MTKYIFITGGVVSSLGKGINAASLGRLLKNRGLQVTMQKFDPYINIDPTMMSPLQHGEVFVTQDGAETDLDIGHYERFIDIDLNQYSNITMGKVYSLVLQKERNGEYNGATVQVIPHITNEIKTLIKRAGQEMHADVVITEIGGSVGDFESLPYLEAIRQMKTDLGKNDVMYIHNTLVPYLKAAGELKTKPTQHSVKELRSLGIQPNMIVLRSEYPVPQEMKDKISLFCNIKPEEVIEARDAETLYEVPLRLHEQKMDDIVVDFLGLEVKQPEMDEVKKLVSLVKNLSKTVRVALVGKYVELQDAYISLVEAMYHAGYAFDADIDIKWINSEEITSANVAELLSDVDGLLVPAGFGERGVDGMIHAIAYARKNDLPFLGTGLGMQLSAVEYARDVMGLGQAHSVEFDAHTKDPIFLLHPDFRNGREDESELRLGSYPCEVKKGSKAHEAYGSELVEERHRHRYEFNTAYKKQFEEAGMVISGISPDERLVEIIEVPSHPFFIGCQFHPEFVSRPTRPQPLIKSFVEAALAHQK; encoded by the coding sequence ATGACGAAATATATATTCATTACAGGCGGTGTCGTTTCCTCACTCGGAAAAGGCATAAATGCAGCATCCCTAGGAAGACTTCTTAAAAATCGCGGCTTACAAGTGACGATGCAAAAGTTCGATCCATACATCAATATCGACCCGACGATGATGAGCCCGCTTCAGCACGGTGAAGTGTTCGTCACTCAAGATGGTGCAGAGACGGATCTTGACATTGGTCACTATGAGCGCTTCATCGACATCGATTTAAACCAGTATTCTAATATTACGATGGGTAAAGTGTACTCGCTTGTTCTTCAAAAAGAACGGAACGGAGAGTATAACGGAGCGACTGTTCAAGTCATTCCGCACATCACAAACGAAATTAAAACACTCATCAAGCGCGCAGGACAAGAAATGCACGCAGATGTTGTTATAACTGAAATCGGCGGAAGTGTCGGCGACTTCGAATCATTGCCGTACCTTGAAGCAATCCGTCAAATGAAAACGGACTTAGGCAAAAACGATGTGATGTACATTCACAATACACTCGTTCCTTATTTGAAAGCTGCAGGCGAATTGAAAACAAAACCGACACAACACAGTGTAAAAGAGCTCCGCAGCCTGGGCATCCAGCCAAACATGATTGTATTGCGCAGTGAATATCCGGTTCCACAAGAAATGAAAGACAAGATTTCATTGTTCTGTAACATCAAGCCTGAAGAAGTAATCGAAGCAAGAGACGCAGAAACGTTATACGAAGTACCGCTTCGCTTGCACGAACAAAAAATGGACGATATTGTCGTCGATTTCCTCGGTTTAGAAGTGAAGCAGCCTGAAATGGACGAAGTGAAAAAACTTGTCAGCCTTGTGAAAAACCTATCGAAAACGGTACGTGTAGCACTTGTAGGTAAATACGTGGAGCTGCAAGATGCATACATTTCACTCGTTGAAGCGATGTATCATGCAGGGTATGCATTTGATGCAGATATTGACATTAAGTGGATTAATTCTGAAGAGATCACTTCGGCAAATGTTGCAGAATTACTGTCAGACGTTGACGGCTTGCTGGTACCGGCTGGTTTCGGAGAGCGCGGCGTAGATGGCATGATTCATGCAATTGCGTATGCACGTAAAAACGATCTTCCGTTCCTCGGAACAGGTCTAGGTATGCAACTCTCTGCAGTTGAATATGCACGCGATGTTATGGGACTTGGACAAGCGCATTCTGTTGAATTCGATGCACATACGAAGGATCCAATCTTCTTATTGCACCCGGACTTCCGCAACGGCCGCGAAGACGAAAGCGAATTGCGCCTGGGAAGCTATCCATGTGAAGTGAAAAAAGGTTCAAAAGCTCACGAAGCATATGGCTCAGAGCTTGTGGAAGAACGTCACCGTCACCGTTATGAGTTCAATACTGCGTATAAAAAGCAGTTTGAAGAAGCAGGCATGGTGATTTCAGGCATTAGCCCGGATGAGCGTCTAGTTGAAATTATCGAAGTGCCAAGTCATCCATTCTTCATCGGATGTCAGTTCCATCCGGAATTCGTTTCACGTCCAACGCGTCCGCAACCTCTTATTAAGAGCTTTGTGGAAGCGGCACTTGCACACCAAAAATAA
- the fsa gene encoding fructose-6-phosphate aldolase, giving the protein MKFFIDTANFEEIKEAHSWGILSGVTTNPSLVAKENISFHDRLKEITALVPGSVSAEVIALDAEGMIKEGRELAALAPNITVKLPMTPEGLKACSVFAAEGIKTNVTLIFSANQALMAARAGATYVSPFIGRLDDIGQDGLALIETIADIFTIHNIDTEIIAASIRSPQQITNGALAGAHISTVPFKVLQQLFSHPLTDKGIEQFLKDWEARDNK; this is encoded by the coding sequence ATGAAATTTTTCATTGACACAGCGAATTTTGAAGAAATTAAAGAAGCCCACAGCTGGGGGATTTTGTCTGGAGTCACAACAAATCCTTCACTCGTAGCGAAAGAGAATATCTCATTCCACGACCGGTTAAAAGAAATCACGGCACTCGTTCCAGGTTCAGTCAGTGCTGAAGTCATTGCACTCGATGCTGAAGGAATGATCAAAGAAGGCCGTGAACTTGCAGCGCTCGCGCCGAATATTACGGTAAAATTACCAATGACTCCTGAAGGCTTGAAAGCTTGTTCAGTTTTCGCAGCTGAAGGTATTAAAACCAACGTAACGCTTATTTTCAGTGCAAACCAAGCATTGATGGCAGCGCGTGCCGGAGCTACATACGTGTCTCCGTTCATCGGCAGACTCGATGATATCGGTCAAGACGGGTTAGCGTTGATTGAGACAATTGCAGATATCTTTACCATCCACAACATTGACACGGAAATTATTGCAGCATCGATTCGCAGCCCGCAGCAAATTACAAACGGGGCACTTGCAGGCGCTCATATTTCAACAGTGCCATTCAAAGTATTACAGCAGCTGTTCAGCCATCCACTGACAGATAAAGGGATTGAACAATTCTTAAAGGATTGGGAAGCCCGCGACAACAAGTGA